One segment of Curtobacterium poinsettiae DNA contains the following:
- a CDS encoding ribose-5-phosphate isomerase: MSEQQFRIVVGSDDAGFDYKEAIKADLAKDPRVASVVDVGVDADGHTAYPHVAVDAARLVANGEADRAILICGTGLGVAIAANKVPGIRAVTAHDSFSVERSILSNDAQVLCMGQRVVGVEVARRMAKEWLGYTFDRTSASAEKVDAICAYDGSAPVGTDA, translated from the coding sequence ATGAGTGAGCAGCAGTTCCGCATCGTCGTCGGTTCGGACGACGCCGGCTTCGACTACAAAGAGGCCATCAAGGCCGACCTGGCGAAGGACCCCCGCGTGGCCTCCGTCGTCGACGTGGGCGTGGACGCCGACGGACACACCGCCTACCCGCACGTCGCCGTCGACGCCGCCCGTCTGGTGGCCAACGGCGAGGCCGACCGCGCGATCCTGATCTGCGGCACCGGCCTCGGCGTCGCGATCGCGGCGAACAAGGTCCCCGGCATCCGCGCCGTGACCGCGCACGACTCGTTCTCGGTGGAGCGTTCGATCCTGTCGAACGACGCCCAGGTGCTCTGCATGGGCCAGCGCGTCGTCGGGGTCGAGGTCGCGCGCCGGATGGCGAAGGAGTGGCTCGGCTACACCTTCGACCGGACGAGCGCGAGCGCCGAGAAGGTCGACGCGATCTGTGCCTACGACGGCTCCGCCCCGGTCGGGACCGACGCCTGA
- a CDS encoding triose-phosphate isomerase family protein, translated as MPATTAAAPLTIGVSLKMYFSHARTLEWAAAVADIARSHPAVRSGAAELFVVPTFPALVPVRAVIGDAPVTLGAQDLAWADSGAFTGEVSGAELREIGVDLVEIAHAERRSLFHETDDEIAGKVHAAYRNHLRPLICIGETERAADGDPAAAIAEVTAQLDRFTATATADGIAGPLTAAYEPVWAIGAPQPAPDEHIVAVLAGIEQHLATRPELAGSVAIYGGSAGPGLLTRGAGRIGGLFLGRFAHDPEAIRTILDEADALAATQDGAPA; from the coding sequence ATGCCCGCGACCACGGCGGCCGCCCCGCTGACGATCGGGGTGTCGCTCAAGATGTACTTCTCGCACGCCCGGACGCTCGAGTGGGCGGCCGCCGTGGCCGACATCGCCCGGAGCCACCCGGCGGTGCGATCCGGCGCGGCCGAGCTCTTCGTGGTGCCGACGTTCCCCGCGCTCGTCCCGGTGCGTGCAGTGATCGGGGACGCCCCCGTGACGCTCGGCGCGCAGGACCTGGCGTGGGCGGACAGCGGCGCGTTCACCGGCGAGGTCTCCGGCGCCGAACTCCGTGAGATCGGGGTCGACCTCGTCGAGATCGCACACGCCGAGCGACGCTCCCTGTTCCACGAGACGGACGACGAGATCGCCGGCAAGGTGCACGCGGCGTACCGCAACCACCTGCGGCCCCTGATCTGCATCGGCGAGACCGAGCGCGCCGCCGACGGCGACCCCGCGGCCGCGATCGCCGAGGTCACCGCGCAGCTCGACCGCTTCACCGCCACGGCGACCGCCGACGGCATCGCCGGACCGCTCACCGCCGCGTACGAGCCGGTGTGGGCGATCGGCGCCCCGCAGCCCGCGCCCGACGAGCACATCGTCGCGGTCCTCGCCGGCATCGAGCAGCACCTGGCGACCCGGCCGGAGCTCGCCGGCTCCGTCGCGATCTACGGCGGCAGTGCCGGTCCGGGCCTGCTGACCCGCGGGGCCGGACGCATCGGCGGCCTGTTCCTCGGCCGCTTCGCCCACGACCCCGAGGCGATCCGCACGATCCTCGACGAAGCCGATGCGCTGGCCGCGACGCAGGACGGAGCACCGGCGTGA
- a CDS encoding sugar phosphate isomerase/epimerase family protein: MTSLLGLSTYAYSWRMSDGVPSPMSLDDALRDAATHDGVDLFQICDHLPLDTATDERLASIRSLAADLGLTLEVGTRGTRPEHLARYLHVAQQLGATLVRSMWTSGDDQPDAAETERRLRQALPAYERAGVTLALETYEVVPTADLVAVVQAIGSDSLGICLDPSNTVARLEHPRDVVAMTAPHVVNWHVKDSAFTRSPGWVGFQYTGVPIGTGVVDHDAVRAALEPDTRGINRVIEFWLPWQDEHAGAEPLPGETPAQTTTRIEAAWTEHTIEYIRSKES; the protein is encoded by the coding sequence GTGACCTCCCTGCTCGGCCTCTCCACCTACGCCTACTCCTGGCGCATGTCCGACGGCGTCCCGTCGCCGATGTCCCTCGACGACGCCCTGCGCGACGCCGCGACCCACGACGGCGTCGACCTGTTCCAGATCTGCGATCACCTGCCGCTCGACACCGCGACCGACGAGCGCCTGGCCTCGATCCGGTCCCTGGCCGCCGACCTCGGTCTCACGCTCGAGGTCGGCACCCGCGGCACCCGGCCGGAGCACCTCGCCCGGTACCTGCACGTCGCGCAGCAGCTCGGCGCCACGCTCGTGCGGAGCATGTGGACGAGCGGCGACGACCAGCCCGACGCGGCCGAGACCGAACGACGCCTGCGGCAGGCGCTCCCCGCCTACGAGCGTGCGGGCGTGACCCTCGCGCTGGAGACCTACGAGGTCGTCCCCACCGCCGACCTCGTCGCCGTCGTCCAGGCGATCGGCTCCGACAGCCTCGGCATCTGCCTCGACCCGTCGAACACCGTCGCCCGGCTCGAACACCCGCGGGACGTCGTGGCGATGACCGCCCCGCACGTCGTCAACTGGCACGTCAAGGACTCCGCCTTCACGCGCTCCCCGGGCTGGGTCGGGTTCCAGTACACCGGCGTCCCGATCGGCACCGGGGTCGTCGACCACGACGCCGTCCGCGCCGCGCTCGAACCAGACACCCGGGGGATCAACCGCGTCATCGAGTTCTGGCTGCCGTGGCAGGACGAGCACGCGGGCGCCGAACCGCTGCCGGGGGAGACACCCGCACAGACCACCACCCGCATCGAAGCGGCGTGGACCGAACACACCATCGAGTACATCAGGAGCAAGGAATCATGA
- a CDS encoding phosphogluconate dehydrogenase C-terminal domain-containing protein — translation MTDTVTTPHTVAAGSGTADVTVAVIGAGGKMGTRVSNNFAKSEYTTLYSEASPAGQERIQALGRELTDSLDAAKAADVVILAVPDVLLGSISEQLVPVMKPGASILTLDPAAAYAGLLAKREDIHYAVAHPCHPSVFLERTTKAEWDDTFGGIAAPQEVIAAFDASESLGDGGDRAKAVAEAVITTMYAPVIQVHWVTVKQLAVLEPTLVETIACMIGDFLNDALEETVTGVGVPRGAARAMLYGHTWIALTNGLRGSNPFSDACHIAMGYGREKLIKEDWKQVFDDSELDSVIAKMLKIDAVRR, via the coding sequence ATGACCGATACCGTCACCACCCCCCACACCGTCGCTGCCGGATCCGGCACGGCCGACGTCACCGTCGCCGTGATCGGTGCCGGCGGCAAGATGGGCACCCGCGTCTCGAACAACTTCGCGAAGAGCGAGTACACCACCCTCTACAGCGAGGCCTCGCCCGCCGGCCAGGAGCGCATCCAGGCCCTCGGTCGTGAGCTCACCGACAGCCTCGACGCCGCGAAGGCCGCCGACGTCGTCATCCTCGCCGTCCCGGACGTCCTGCTCGGCAGCATCTCGGAGCAGCTCGTCCCCGTGATGAAGCCCGGTGCGTCGATCCTGACGCTCGACCCGGCGGCCGCCTACGCCGGTCTGCTGGCGAAGCGCGAGGACATCCACTACGCCGTGGCGCACCCGTGCCACCCGTCGGTGTTCCTCGAGCGCACCACCAAGGCCGAGTGGGACGACACCTTCGGTGGCATCGCCGCCCCGCAGGAGGTCATCGCGGCCTTCGACGCCTCGGAGTCGCTCGGCGACGGGGGCGACCGCGCCAAGGCCGTCGCCGAGGCCGTCATCACCACGATGTACGCCCCCGTCATCCAGGTGCACTGGGTCACGGTGAAGCAGCTGGCCGTGCTCGAGCCGACCCTGGTCGAGACGATCGCCTGCATGATCGGCGACTTCCTCAACGATGCTCTCGAGGAGACCGTCACCGGTGTCGGCGTGCCCCGCGGGGCCGCCCGCGCCATGCTCTACGGCCACACCTGGATCGCGCTGACGAACGGCCTGCGCGGCTCGAACCCGTTCTCCGACGCCTGCCACATCGCGATGGGCTACGGCCGCGAGAAGCTCATCAAGGAGGACTGGAAGCAGGTCTTCGACGACAGCGAGCTCGACTCGGTCATCGCGAAGATGCTCAAGATCGACGCCGTCCGCCGCTGA
- a CDS encoding SDR family NAD(P)-dependent oxidoreductase, with translation MTARLDGRTALVTGAGSGIGRAIADRFVAEGATVVYADRDADAAAGAASAAGPTATGLTMDIADEASVAAGFAGLAERGTSPDVVVANAGVQLFGHDTKVADLSLETWDRTVAVNLTGTFLTIKHAVRAMLASGAGGSVIATGSPTGLNGEGADFAAYSSTKGGIHALVRATAMAYARDGIRVNTVVPGYTETGLVSAISGDPEARAAIVARTPLGRPGTPDDVTGIMVYLASAESSYATGAEFRVDGGMTSL, from the coding sequence ATGACCGCACGACTCGACGGCCGGACCGCACTCGTCACGGGAGCGGGGTCCGGCATCGGCCGCGCGATCGCCGACCGCTTCGTGGCCGAGGGGGCCACCGTCGTCTACGCCGACCGTGACGCCGACGCGGCCGCCGGTGCTGCTTCCGCAGCCGGCCCGACCGCGACCGGCCTGACGATGGACATCGCCGACGAGGCGAGCGTGGCCGCAGGGTTCGCCGGACTGGCCGAGCGTGGCACGAGCCCCGACGTGGTGGTCGCGAACGCCGGTGTGCAGCTGTTCGGCCACGACACGAAGGTCGCCGACCTGTCGCTCGAGACCTGGGACCGCACGGTCGCGGTCAACCTCACCGGCACGTTCCTGACGATCAAGCACGCCGTCCGGGCGATGCTCGCGAGCGGCGCCGGCGGGTCGGTCATCGCCACGGGGTCGCCGACCGGCCTGAACGGCGAGGGCGCCGACTTCGCGGCGTACTCCTCGACCAAGGGCGGCATCCACGCACTCGTCCGGGCGACTGCGATGGCCTACGCGCGGGACGGCATCCGGGTCAACACGGTCGTACCGGGCTACACCGAGACCGGCCTCGTGTCGGCGATCTCCGGTGACCCCGAGGCCCGAGCCGCGATCGTGGCCCGCACGCCCCTCGGACGCCCGGGCACCCCCGACGACGTCACCGGGATCATGGTCTACCTGGCCAGCGCGGAGTCGTCCTACGCCACCGGAGCGGAGTTCCGCGTCGACGGCGGCATGACGAGCCTCTGA